The following DNA comes from Legionella sp. PATHC032.
ATCACACCTAATGAGGAAAACCTTGTTCCAAATAATCTCATTATTGATTTTGGCATTAGAAATAATGAATTTATCCCACAATCAGTTGCCCCCATTAATTTAATTGGTAAAGAAATTGATGAAGGGATAGAAATGAACCCGCAAATTGCTGGCAAATGGAGTTGGAATAGCGATAGCCAATTAATTTTTATTCCCGCTGAAGATTGGCCTGCGGGACAAAAGTATACTATTCATTTTGCAAAAAATTTCTTTGCACCCAATGCTAATATTGAAAGTTATGATTTATCCTTTACAACAAAACCCTTTCAGGCCTCAATCAGCGAGTTCAAATTTTACCAGGATCCTGTCAACGCAGAAACAAGGCACGCTGTAGCAACCATAGAGTTCAACTATCCTGTAAACCCCAAGAGCCTTGAAAAAAATACTTCTGTTGTATTCCAAACCATTAAAAATGGAAAAGCGGATCTCACTGCGGAATCCGTTTCTTTTTCTTATACTTATGATAATAATAAGCGAACTGCCTATCTTCATTCAGCAAATATCAAAATAGAAGATGTATCGCGTTATTTACTTTTAACTTTGAATAAAAATGTCAGCTCTTCAACTGATTCAGCAATTCTTGGACAGGCAATTAGCAAAAATTTGTTGATACCCGATGCAAGTAACTTTCTAAAAGTAGTTTCAACATCAGCTAATATAGTCCGTAATGATAAAGACAGGCCCGAGCAGGTACTTAGTATTGAAACCAGTCTTGGTGTTGATGAAAATGACTTTAATAAATCCATACACGTCTATTTGCTGCCTCAAAACTATCCTGCCACCGCCGCGGAACCAGAAAAATCTAATTACGAATGGCGAAATCCGGGTGAAGTAACGAATAATATTCTGTCTCTGTCGACTCCATTACCTAAAGAGGTAATTCCTTCTGAGCAAAATTACACTACTTTACATAGCTTCAAATTTAAAGCACAAACTCCCCGATACCTTTACATCAAGATTGATAAAGGAATGAAAGGTTTTGGTGGTTTTAAATTAAGTAATGATTACGCTGCTATTGTGCCTGTACCAGAATACCCCAAAGAAATCAGTTTCTTGCATAAAGGCTCTCTATTGGCACTGAGTGGTGAGAAAAAACTATCAGTCCTCATACGAGGAGTACCCGCAGTTAAGTATGAATTTGCTCGTGTATTACCTGATAATGTCAATCAACTGGTTACTCAAACACAAGGCGATTTCAGCAACCCTTATTTTATTAATCCCTCCTTTAATCAACAAAACATCAGTCAAATTTTCTCGGAAATCCAACAGTACGACTCCAGCGATTTAACCAGACAGCAATATACATCCCTTGATCTGGGTAAATATTTAGCATCCGAAGCCAATGCCTCAGGACCACAGGGATTGTTCTTATTACAGGCAACAGGTTGGGATGTAACCAATCAATACGCTCTGGATGTTAAGACCAGTCGTCTGATATTGATTACTGATCTGGGGATGTTGGTAAAAGACAATAATGATGGGAGTCATGATGTATTTATTAACTCCATTACACAAGGACTCCCGGTTGCAGGGGCAACAGTTACCATTTTAGGTAAAAATGGCTTGCCTATTTTATCTCGTGTTACTGATGAACAAGGACGGGCAAATTTTCCTACTTTGAAAGATTTTATTGAAGATAGGGAGCCAACCGTGTATTTGGCAAACCTGAATAATGATGTGTCTTTCATTCCATTCAATAATTACAACAGACAATTAAATTTTTCAAAATTTGATATTGGAGGAATCTATACCAATGATCAGGATTTGCAGAACTTAACTGCTTATTTATTTTCTGATAGAGGAATATATAGGCCTGGAGACACAGTACATGTTGGAATGATTGTAAAACGAGCCTTTGCAGAACCACAACCTTCTGGTCTGCCATTACAAGTCACTGTAGTAGATGCGAGGGGAACCACCATTAAAGACCAAAAAGTGACATTAAATGACACTGGCTACATGGAGCTTGATTTTACTACCACTACCAATTCCCCCACTGGTCAGTATATGGTTTATTTATACCTGGTAAAAGATAATCATCCGCAAAGTCTTCTCGGCTCAACCAGTGTTCGTATTTCTGAATTCCAACCAGACAGAATGCGCATTACTTCCAGCTTTGAACCTAAACCCTTTGATGGCTGGAGCTCACCCTCCGACCTGAAAGCCAAGGTAGAACTTTGGAACTTGTATGGTGCCCCTGCTGTCAATAGAAGGGTAAGTGGCAAAATTTTATTAACTCCTCAACGAGTGCAATTTGACAACTATCCTGATTATATTTTTGCAGATCCATTATATGACCCGAAAAAACCACCTAAAGTTTTTACAGACAATCTGGCAGAAGCAACAACCAACGAGAATGGACAGACTGAATTTAACCTGAATCTCGAACGTTTTGAAAAAGCAACTTATCAATTAACCTTTTTTGCTGAAGGCTTTGAGGCTGGTAGTGGCAGAAGTGTTACCACACAAACTAAAACGTTGGTCAGCCCTTTACCCTATTTCATTGGCTATAAAGCGGATGGTGATTTGCATTTTATTAAACAGAACAGTGTCAGGAATGTTAACTATATTGCAATTAATCTGCAGTTAGGTAAAGAAGAAGTAAAAAATTTAAAGATACAATTAATTTCCCTGCGCCCTGTCACCACTCTGGTTAAAAAAGCCGACGGCACTTATCAATATCAATCCACAATTCAATCTACAGTCATCAATACCAATCCATTCGAAATTAAAGAATCTGGCATTAGCTATCCCTTGCCAACGAATACTATTGGTGATTACTCCCTCAACGTCTTAGATAAAGATGATAGTGTTCTTAGCCAGCTGCAATTTAGCATAGTTGGTACCAGCCAGGCTCCTCTCGCTAAAAATGCGGAGTTATCCATCAAGCTCAATAAAGAGGAGTATCAAGCCAATGAAGATATAGAAATCCAAGTCACAGCTCCTTATACTGGCTCAGGCTTAATCACTATTGAAAGGGATAAAGTCTATGCTGTGCAATGGTTTAAAACGGAAGCCACAAATTCTGTACAAACCATACGCATACCTGCTGATTTCCAGGGTAATGGATATGTGAATGTAGCGTTTATTCGTGATTGGGAATCTCCTGAACTCTTCATTAGCCCATTAAGTTATAGTGTTGCTCCATTTAATGTGAACCATGATAAGCACGATATAAAAATCGGACTAAAAGTACCTGAATTAGCCCGTCCTGGGGAATCTCTTACGATTGATTACCACACAGACAAACCCGGTAAAATCATCGTATTTGCAGTGGATGAAGGAATATTACAGGTTGCCAATTATGCTACACCCGATCCGCTCAGTTTCTTTTTCCAGAAACGAGCTTTAGAAGTATTAACCCAACAGACGGTTGATCAAATCTTGCCTAAGTTTATCCAGGATAGAGAAATATCTGCTGTTGGAGGTGATGAAGGTGAAGCGGCTTTGGCCAGTCGTCTCAATCCATTTAAGAGAAAGACTGACTTACCAGTTGTTTACTGGTCCGGTATTCTTGACACCGACAGTACTGATAGGCAATTAACCTACCAAATACCGGATTATTTTAATGGGGCTATCCGAGTAATCGCTGTGGCAGTTGCTAATGACTCTGTGGGAACTCGCGAAGTTTCAGCAGAAGTTCGTGGTGATTTTATTATTAGTCCCAATGTACCTACTTTTGTTGCACCCGGAGATGAATTTGAAATATCCGCCAGCGTTGCAAATAATATTAAAAATTCAGGAGAACACGCTCAAGTTGAAGTAGAACTTACCGCATCACCAGAGATTGAGGTAATCGGTAGTGCAAAAGAGTCACTGGAAATCAGCGAAGGCAATGAACAAACTGTGTATTTTAAATTGCGCGCCAAATCTCAGTTGGGATCTGCTAGCATTGCTATCACTGCCAAATCAGGAGATAAATCGAGCAAGATGGATAGCATGCTTAGTGTCAGGCCTGCCAATCCCTTCACAACCTATATTAACAGTGGCAAATCACAAGATTCTCAAAAATCATTAGAAGTTATCCAGACATTGTATCCGGAGCATCGTAAGGTAGAAGCTACTATATCTACCAGCCCATTAGTTCTAATCTTTGGATTACAAAGATATTTGGATAATTTCCCGTATGGTTGTACAGAGCAATTGACAAGCAAGGCCTTGCCCTGGCTGGTTATGAACAGTTTACCCTGGTTCAATTCGGAAAGTGGCCCAATTCATGAAAAAATTAACACCACAATTCAAATGTTAAGTCAAAGACAAATGTCTAATGGTGGGTTTAGCTATTGGCCTGGTCTAAATGACAACTCAGGAAATAGTTTTGCATCAGTTTATGCCATGCATTTCTTAACTGAAGCAAGAACACAAGGATTCAATGTCCCTGGAGAGATGTTCTACAATGGCATTAATTATCTTAAAGAGTTGGCTAGCCGCAATCCTACGGATGCGGACACAGCAAGAATTCAAGCTTATGCCATCTATATTTTAACCCGTAATGAATTAGTCACTACAAATTATTTAGCCAATTTACAATTGTATTTACAGCACGATACTTCGAAAAACTGGCTAAAAGACATCACAGCAGTTTATATTGCAGCCACCTATCAATTATTAAAAAGTTATAATGAAGCAAATCAATTGATTGCCCAATATCAACCACCAACAAATAATGCATTTACAACTGATTTTTATGATCGCAATATCGCAGATGCACAATATCTCTATCTTGTTGCAAAACATTTTCCTAATTTACTGCCTCAAGTAAGCGACAATATACTGATGAATTTGGTACAAGCGATAAATAACGATGAAATCAATACAGTCTTATCAGGTTTTTCCAGCCTGGCTTTGGGTGCTTACCCACAAAATGAATCAACAGAGCTATCTGATAAGCTGTCCATGACTGAAGTGTTGGCAAACAATCAGCAGAGAAACATCCCAACTGATCAAAATAATTATCAAAAATTAAATATTGATGAAACAGTCAAAACAATCCGCTTTAATAATCCTGACAAACAAACATTCTTTTACCAACTTGTTCAATCAGGGTTTGATAAAGTAATCCCGACAGAACCTTTAAA
Coding sequences within:
- a CDS encoding alpha-2-macroglobulin, with protein sequence MNKNPFSLIMNVLCSIFSTLFGKIKWSSPSWLVYLKHKSKNSPQIFWGTTLLFIVLLGAGTYGAYWYNNLPKPIYITASITIPDITPNEENLVPNNLIIDFGIRNNEFIPQSVAPINLIGKEIDEGIEMNPQIAGKWSWNSDSQLIFIPAEDWPAGQKYTIHFAKNFFAPNANIESYDLSFTTKPFQASISEFKFYQDPVNAETRHAVATIEFNYPVNPKSLEKNTSVVFQTIKNGKADLTAESVSFSYTYDNNKRTAYLHSANIKIEDVSRYLLLTLNKNVSSSTDSAILGQAISKNLLIPDASNFLKVVSTSANIVRNDKDRPEQVLSIETSLGVDENDFNKSIHVYLLPQNYPATAAEPEKSNYEWRNPGEVTNNILSLSTPLPKEVIPSEQNYTTLHSFKFKAQTPRYLYIKIDKGMKGFGGFKLSNDYAAIVPVPEYPKEISFLHKGSLLALSGEKKLSVLIRGVPAVKYEFARVLPDNVNQLVTQTQGDFSNPYFINPSFNQQNISQIFSEIQQYDSSDLTRQQYTSLDLGKYLASEANASGPQGLFLLQATGWDVTNQYALDVKTSRLILITDLGMLVKDNNDGSHDVFINSITQGLPVAGATVTILGKNGLPILSRVTDEQGRANFPTLKDFIEDREPTVYLANLNNDVSFIPFNNYNRQLNFSKFDIGGIYTNDQDLQNLTAYLFSDRGIYRPGDTVHVGMIVKRAFAEPQPSGLPLQVTVVDARGTTIKDQKVTLNDTGYMELDFTTTTNSPTGQYMVYLYLVKDNHPQSLLGSTSVRISEFQPDRMRITSSFEPKPFDGWSSPSDLKAKVELWNLYGAPAVNRRVSGKILLTPQRVQFDNYPDYIFADPLYDPKKPPKVFTDNLAEATTNENGQTEFNLNLERFEKATYQLTFFAEGFEAGSGRSVTTQTKTLVSPLPYFIGYKADGDLHFIKQNSVRNVNYIAINLQLGKEEVKNLKIQLISLRPVTTLVKKADGTYQYQSTIQSTVINTNPFEIKESGISYPLPTNTIGDYSLNVLDKDDSVLSQLQFSIVGTSQAPLAKNAELSIKLNKEEYQANEDIEIQVTAPYTGSGLITIERDKVYAVQWFKTEATNSVQTIRIPADFQGNGYVNVAFIRDWESPELFISPLSYSVAPFNVNHDKHDIKIGLKVPELARPGESLTIDYHTDKPGKIIVFAVDEGILQVANYATPDPLSFFFQKRALEVLTQQTVDQILPKFIQDREISAVGGDEGEAALASRLNPFKRKTDLPVVYWSGILDTDSTDRQLTYQIPDYFNGAIRVIAVAVANDSVGTREVSAEVRGDFIISPNVPTFVAPGDEFEISASVANNIKNSGEHAQVEVELTASPEIEVIGSAKESLEISEGNEQTVYFKLRAKSQLGSASIAITAKSGDKSSKMDSMLSVRPANPFTTYINSGKSQDSQKSLEVIQTLYPEHRKVEATISTSPLVLIFGLQRYLDNFPYGCTEQLTSKALPWLVMNSLPWFNSESGPIHEKINTTIQMLSQRQMSNGGFSYWPGLNDNSGNSFASVYAMHFLTEARTQGFNVPGEMFYNGINYLKELASRNPTDADTARIQAYAIYILTRNELVTTNYLANLQLYLQHDTSKNWLKDITAVYIAATYQLLKSYNEANQLIAQYQPPTNNAFTTDFYDRNIADAQYLYLVAKHFPNLLPQVSDNILMNLVQAINNDEINTVLSGFSSLALGAYPQNESTELSDKLSMTEVLANNQQRNIPTDQNNYQKLNIDETVKTIRFNNPDKQTFFYQLVQSGFDKVIPTEPLKQGIEIFREYRDEKGNVIDSATLGEEIEVHLQVRSLDNNYLSNIAIEDLLPGGFEVVRDSVKTDNMDYADAREDRVNFFGWVDLTAKELVYKIKATNVGKYIVPSPYAEAMYNPNTKARGSASVITVSREKD